Within Anopheles ziemanni chromosome 2, idAnoZiCoDA_A2_x.2, whole genome shotgun sequence, the genomic segment TCCGAGAACTTACGCTGTTGGGGACAAAGCTCACACTGCACTAAATTACGTCTTCCTCAATTTGcgtcaaagaaaaaaaacaacgcccGCCTTTCGGTCTACTTACAACTGCCAATCGCCGTTGTTGGTGATGGAAGAAATCGAACTCGTTGACGCACCGATGTGCGGGAAACACTAGATGGACCGCACAAGAGCGCACCGACAACGCGATAACGTCGACATTCGCAAgtgaaaaacagaaagaaactGTTTCTGAAACTtggtgttggcagaatcgggattcggaagatccgAAGATTAGGGATCGAACACGGATttcaaagattcgaatcctatttgacggattctaaagattgctatttgaatcagatttgatttgtttgagaTTCGTTTCAGATTTGAATTTCAGATggtttgtcttgttcgataACTCAGGACCGTTGCATAATAAAAGAACTGTGCCCGATTTTCAATGCCTGCGAAGAGCATTGTTTTCATACGTTAGTTGATTTTCAAAATCAACAGggcagttccagttcggcgttgcatcagagcggatggttagcagtgcacgaggttcctgaaagggttagcggaaaagtaaggttatcttagtcacgaccgcgtggtgtcgccgagctggagctcaagtcagagaaatcctagccgacgcacatctcgtgctgtttgagtaatcaagcggatcacgagtttcgtgcgatctgacaaacggaaggaaatattcctttcgttacggcgggtgaacagccgcattttgactgcgcactagcgtggttggctagcagtgctcctggccgcatggtggcagtcaaaatgtgacgcctacagaaaatctgaacaacaacaaaaaaacaggacaTATGGTCTTTAGCAGCCAGTCCTTAACcaatagaggtctatgtctccaggttagcttgcgaaggcccaggaagctggattcaatagccgtactggagtaaatcctcgacgaagtgaagaagaagaagaaaatcaacagGACTACTAGCAGCGATGAAGCTGACATTGGAAATGTGTGGGATGTTTTTattacggaaaagtgagttatCAGTTGTGATTTGATGGGGAATCAGATTAGGACAAACGATTTCCAGATCGGCATTGATTGGTTTACTTCGTTTCGCGACTGTTTGATGGATTGTGATCCGGATCACCGAATGGATTCGGATCAaaagattggaatcccaaccgGGAATTGAATTCTCCAACACTAGTTGAACTCTCCGATTATTTGGAGAGTTGCCAAATAATGAGTGGTATAAATAATGAGGTGGCATCTGGAAGTTAACTTTGACATACCTTTTTTGACATGTTGGAATCTCGATTCCAATGgaaagtttttaataattttcataataTTTGAGTTTACTTGGATGATTATAAACAATCAAACCTTTCAATTCATCCAGCAGACTTTAGTTTTTTTCTAGTAGGTGCGTAGAAACGGTACAAAATGCCATCACCAACGTTCTTCCAGGGTTGAGTTGAACCTTAAGAAACGGCCTTTTTTGACAGCAACACTTGTGGAGACttgaaaactgtttcgaaacGTCATAACAATCCTTTTCTTCGTTCTTCGCACGACATGTGCGgttggtgttttgttcgcAGTGGTACAAAACGTGATATTTTATCCTGAATCGTGGTCTTTTagtggttttgtttgattctCGTTGCGAAGCGTTTCATTCGGTTGTACAAGTGCGTCGCGTTCATACTACTCCGCTACAATGGTGAAGCGATTTCACAAGGTATGTGCTTTTGGTTGAGAGTGAGGTTATGTACAGATAACAGCATGCTGTGTTGAATGGTAAATAAGTGGCCAAAATGTTACCcccgtttgtttttacttGCAGTACAAAACGGGTGAGGGTGCCCTGTACTACACGCGGAAAGCTGCGATGAATAAACTGCAGCTATCCATGCGTGACTTCCGGCAGCTATGCATCCTGAAGGGAATTTATCCGCGCGAGCCGAAGAACCGGGCCCGTGCTCAGCAAGGCTCGCGGGATATCAAAATCCTGTATCACAAGAAAGACATCACCTTCTTGCTGCACGAACCGATCGTTTGGACACTGCGTGATCGTAAGATTTACAACCGACGCATCTCGGAAGCCTCGCACAAGAAAAATGGCAAGCTGCTAAATATCCGCATGAACAACTATCCAGAAATGAAGCTCGACCACATCGTCAAGGAGCGCTACCCGACGTTCATTGATGCGATCAAGGAGCTCGACGACTGTATGACCCTGCTGTTTCTGTTCAGCACCTTTCCGGCTTCGAAAGTTATTACCCGCGACCTGACGAAAATGGCCCGCAGGCTGACGGTCGAGTTTATGCACTACATCATCGTTGCTCAGGCGCTGCGCAAGGTGTTCGTTTCTATCAAAGGCTACTACTTCCAGGCGGAAATTAAGGGCGAAACGGTGACGTGGATCGTGCCACACTACTTCCCACACTCGCCGCATCGCGGGGAAATGGTTGATTATGGCATCATGCGATCGTTCGCGGACTTCTTCGTTGTGATGGCCGGGTTCATTAACTTCCGCCTGTACCATTCGGTCAATCTCGTGTACCCACCACAGTTTTCGCACTCGCTAGATTCTGATGAAACTATCGACAAAGAGGATTCATTTATTTCCGAACGCATTGCGGCCCTGAACACGGAGCTGCTTCGGTCGGACGGAGGCAACTCGGGTACGGCTGAGGAAGAAACGGAGACGCTCGATTGGACGGGCATCAACGAAGACGTACCGCACGTGAATCAGATCCGCGAGGAGGCGCAAAGCGTGCAGAAACTCAAAACGCTCTTTAAAGGTCTCAAGTTTTTCCTGAACCGTGAGGTGCCCCGTGAACCACTGGTGTTTATCATTCGTTGCTTCGGTGGTAAGGTGTCCTGGGATCGGAAAATGTATGTTGGCGCGACGTTCGACGAGTCGGACGAAACGATCACGCACCAGATCGTCGATCGGCCGAGCGTGCCCAAGCAGTACATTTCACGCGATTACATCCAACCGCAGTGGTTGTTCGATAGCGTTAACCAACGGAAGCTTCTACCCACGAACAAGTATTTCATCGGTGCCGTTCTGCCACCGCATCTGTCTCCGTTCAATCGGGACAATGTGATTTACGTACCGCCGGAGGAGCTGTCACTTAAGCAGGGCGGTGATGACGGAAACGGTAACGAGTTCGAGCGACCGGGTCGACGACGCGGTGAGGAACAGGTATCTGACGACGAGGAAGTGGTGGATACATTCAAAGAACAGCAGGAGCAGGTACAGCGTGATTATGCGCTGTTGAAGGCATTCAACGATGAGAAAACGACAGATTTTAATTCGGGCCCCGATGTGAACGATGCCGCCAGTGATGCGGAAAAGAACGATCAGGATGCGGAAGGAGAAGACGATGAGGAGCAAGAGAGCTCAAATGCCGGAGCAAAGAAGAAATCGGCCCAAAAGAAAACAGGTGCCCCGAAGGGTATGGCCGTCGTGAGTGGAAAGGTGTTCAAGGAGGATGAAGTCGAGCAGAGGAAATTAACCAAGCAGGAGGAGGCGCTCCGGGCGAAGTTGGTCAAATCGAAGCACCGTAAACTGTACAAGATGAtgatggagaagaaaaagaaggccGAAAAGGAGGCGAACATCCTGGCGATGAAGCGTGCGAAGATCGAGAAGGACAAGAAGCGCGACCAGGTGACGAAGCGGAAGGAAcagagaaagaaaattttgaCGTAAACGAACATGAAACGTGGCGTGATGCGATTGGGCAGAAGTTTCCAAGAAATGCATCTTATTCTAATGCTTGTTGTGCAAACGGTTTTTGTCCAACATTAATAAATTTCTCTTATTACACACTTTTCGCTCCAGTCCGTAAGCTTTGTACAGTTGGTGAGGAAAAAAGTCAAATGAGAAACTACCAAAGTACGTCATTTTAAAATGCACGTAAGTATATTCTTTAACAGCTAACATGTTTTCCCTTATACATTAGAACTTAATGTAATAATTTTATCCACACGCTCGCTACGGTTGATAGCCAGTTTGACAGTGATTCGACTTTTGACTTACTTTGCAAGgatttcctttcttccttGCGCTTTTATGGCGGGAGAAATTCTACATTCTAGCTTTGCCGTTAGTtcaagaggaaaaacaagtaACGAAGAGCATGCGAGTACGAAATCCATGCTACCTAGCAACCGTGCTCTTTTCCAAGCACATTAAGTAGACCGATCAGTTCGGCAGAGTTCAGATGTCTAGAAACCGATCAGGTGATCATTTTCACACCTCCCGCGAAGCAACTGTACTTTTGTTTCCACTAAGGCCAATGGCGATTATATATGCACTTTTATAGAAGGTAAGTACCAAAGATGCTGCTTTACTATCGCTTGGCCGACCCTAGGATTGCAAATTTCTCGATGGTCGATGCGGAAGAGCGGGACACAGAATTTTCGTAGTGCAATACTATCGGAACAGGATGGCGAGGTGCTACCAGCAGGGTCCGTGTTCAGTCAGTTCCGAAGTACTTCTGGCCGAAATGATTCGGTGCGACCGGATTTAACTCGGAGGTAAGTATCTTCAGATCCGGAAAGGCCGTCACTACCATCCGAGCGGCTATCGGTGTACAGAACAGGTTCGACAGGATGATCGAACTTTCCTTAACGCCGTGATCCTTTAGTACGTTCACTGCCTGCGAAGTAGAGAGGAGATGAGCGCATGAAGGGATGGCATTTAAAGGAATCCTCGTCTTGATTACCTGTATTACGGTGTTTCCCGTTGCCATGATCGGGTACATCAGTAGCACCTGCCGCCTTGCAATGTCATCGGGAAATCGTGCGTAAACCACCTTGGCCGCATGTGTTTCCGCGTCCGACTCGACCAGAATCTTCCCGATTCGTATCGATCGACAGCAGTCGCGCAAACCCTTTATGAACGAAGCGCATCGTATGCTTGTAATCGATAGTTTACTGGAGGCTGAAACAACAACGTACCTGCTCCATCGCTTCACCCGATCGTATGATTGACACGCCGCAGTTTCCCGACCGGTACCGCAGCCCATCGTAGATAGCGCCGGTCGGCGTGACAACCGAGCAGTCCGAGTATGGTAGCTGATTAAGGCTTTCCTCGATCACCAGCCTTATTAGCCGGTCCGCGTAGAATTTGAAATCGCTCCTCGTGGTGTTTCTAAAATTAGATACCGGTCCGGAAGGAAATGACAACGAATTGTGAAACCGTCTTTTGCCGATTTAACATCGCATGCAATGCATATGGAAAGGTATTTGCGTCATGTTTTTTCCCCTGTTTCCACATACTTATCCCGGATGATCGTCTGCAGCTCCTTCACCTGATCGTTACAGTCcagtatttttaaattatcaccATAATCAGCTGGATTTTCCGAAAGTACCGGCGTGGTCGTGCCATTGCTTTCGTTGCCGCTgcacattgtttttttctgataGTATCTTGTTTATTAATCTATACTGTTTTGTATTGAATACTATGATTGAAGCCGGGTGTTACGATTTTTCTAACGTTTTCTTTGTGCTCGTTGCAGTGTCGGTTTCTTTCAGCCGTGCTCTAGTTTAGATGGCACCTTTCGAATTGGCAAGAATCGGTAATGTTGTTGGTACGATATACAGAGGAAACGGGATGGAGAGTATAGGAAAATCGTTCACTTTCGCATTTCTGACGACACAATGAAGCTGTCTGCGTCAATGTAGGTCGAATCGGATCAGATCCTACAAACGATACTGCCTAGCAAAGCACGCCGCCGGCTGGTTTATCTGAGGTCGTCTTTTACCAACATCGGTCAATACCTTGCGCTTCTGTCCGGCACGGCACGTTATGTGGAGTTGAAAATGGAACACGTTTTACTCATGCCCCAGGACGAATGTGCTTCCGAGACCGATAACAATCTCCGTACAGGGCACGTAAACGACTGAttctagtgttggcagaatcgggttCGGAAGACTCGATGACTCGTTCTCTAGGCGGCTTCTGAAGGATGATCGATCATCGACTCGAGTCCCATTTGACAGATTCGGCTCAGGTTTGATTCGTttgggatttgaatcagatttgattggtttgggactcgaatTGACTCGATTATGACTTAATCCGaatctattttaatttgatgtaCCTCGATCTAGATTCGAAAAAATGcataaacctttttttaaaaaaaaaatactatagAACGTCGATAATCATTAACACCTCAATTCTACCATTTTATTTATCCCACGGAGTGAAAATGACTCAGACCAAGATCTGATTCACATGCTTTCtggatttttatcaaaaacatcaCTCTACATTGAGAATCTTCTTTAGACAGTGTTCAATACAAAAATCAATGTGCCCGATTTTCAATCGGGCGAAGCACATTGTTTCCATACGTTAGTTGATTTTCAAGATCAACAGGACTACTAACAGCGATGAAATGTGTGACATGTTTTTATTACGCTCAGATTACGATAAACGATTTCCAGCCTCGCGACTTTTtgatggattgggattcggatttggggattcGAGTGCCTAGAAGGGATTCgatttacccaccactagaacgAACAACAATCTTCAAATACCTTggatacaatttaaaaaaaaaaacaccgtttTCATTGATAATTCGTCCATGTAAACCTGGTTTGTCTGTTTAAACAAGTAAATTGCATGCTCGGCGAAGTGATTTGTATCTCGTCTGTGAATAGAGAAAAAATACTTACATGTAGCGCTACTGTTGCTATTCACGACGTCAATGTTACTCTTTTATCTAATTTGTATATAGCCAAAAACAAGGATTCGATATGCTTGTTGAACTTTGTTGCAAACCATGATTTTGGTATTGCGTTTTTGGCACCACTGTAGTACTACagtttttacaaacaaattcaaaaaatgcaaaaataattattatttacattaaaGACATTTAAAAAGCTATTTAAAGCATTTGATATGGCCGTAAAAGTGTCTAAAAGTAGTAAAAGCGATGATGAATTCCATCAAAATTTGATTAACCCTTTGGTGGTCAACAGCAGATATTCATTGAAGATATTAAAAATGCCAAACATTGTCAGGCTTACACAATTTTCATGCTTGAAATGAGCCTCAATGCACATCATTCGatccttttttatattatgAAATCATCTGCGACGCGGCAACGTTTCCTTTGGGCCAGCTACATCGGTTCCAACATTAAAAAATCCAGCTCAAACtattattaaatttacattttgaaaaggCTTTCCAACTGTATCATAAACTTATAAACTATGCTTAATTTGTGTGGAAACTATACTCCTTTAGTTAAAATATATACCtaaaatttttacattttgaaactATCAAACTAAGTAACAaaactttcaaacaaactaacaaaaatcacaataCCAAGATTTAAAGatcgtttcttcttcttcttggcgtaacgacctcttggtcatgcctgcccgttagtGGCTTACgtacttgtttccctgttgtacgtggatagtcagtcctctcgtacaggggagggtccggtgtcgattgggattcgaacccacgccgtcgaggtggtgagccccggcgctcatgggccgattttctaaccggcgcgaccgctcggctgtcgcgaacCCCTCGTGATCGTTTAAAGTATCTTATTCGAAAAGCTAAAATTTATTAACATTGTTTACtacattaaataaaattcgTATACTTGCATTGAATTATTTGATAATACATTTCAATATGAAATATTTAGAGACGGTGCGTTTTGCTGGTGTACCTTTAAATATGATAgctaaattaaatgttttcaatacACCAATGTTTCATCTTGCTGTACTTTCCCGTCCATCAATAGCCGGTCGTCCATCATTGCCGTTATTTTAAAACAGACattctagattttttttaaaattataaattatacACAGCACTATCTTTGGCTTGTTTAAAACATAACTCAATCTTAGTTTTCTTTCACTCAAGAATTCGATGATGTGATAAAATATAGTCCTTTTGTGATTTCTacacaatttttatttgaatttgaattaaaatacAGATCAATTTCACACAACTGGTTCGTCTCGTTGTAATCGCGTATAAATTTTGGCCAAAACAATCTTAACAAGCGACATTTATTGTATGATATTTCTAAGCGATGTGCtagaaaatgatttattacaaCTTCCATCTTAACTATATACAATCTTTGGTatgttgaatgttttattgtaCGCCGTCAAGTGCGCTCCAAATATTGGCAATTAAAACTTAACTGCAGACGCTCATAGCATAGCCTTACAATCCTACATTGTGCTAAACTGATCAACATTGAAAGCACAGATACTTTTATTCGTTATATGCCTGTTTCACTTGCTTCTTAGCGTTCAGCAGCACTTGGTAAGGTGTTTTCACTGGTAGCAAGTTGCGTAAGAAGGTGTATAATGTCCGAAAGATTGCTCGGGAAGTAGCGTATCACAAATTTCAGTGTGCTCAATTTTCCTCGTCCTCGTAGTCGTACATGCCCGGTGGCGGGGAGTCCATCACGAAAAAGTCCATACATTCGGTGTACAGGCGCCCTGAGGAAGTGGAAAAACCATCATTAGTTGTGGAACTCTTGCCGATTGGTGCACAGTGCATACGCAAgaggaaaatattatttaaaatgaacAGTTATCCAGAACGTTAGAGGAGTAATACAATTCGTTAGTAAATGCAGCATGACGGGCCTGGTTAGTGGAAGAGTTGTAGTAAAGTAGTGATTCTTCATGTGTCATATGTTTGAAGGTGATTTTCTGACCTGTTTATACTGTTTAAGCTAAATGCATCTTTTCATATGCCACATGAAGGAATATTATGTTTCTCAATCAGTGTATTGacttttcgttgttttcttgtattgtTTCCAAAGCCAAAGCCTTTCGCTCCAGTCTAGCTTTCTCTTGTCGAATTGTCGTTTATGTCTTCTCTAATCCAGTACATTTGTACCAAATTCGtacactttgttttgttttttctatttttaaattatttttgcaGTTGATAAATTTCACCATGGTCTTGATACATGTTGTGCGTTTCGCAtagcgtgtttttttttaatttacagaGTGATTTCTTTGTTCAATGTGCTTTTTGATGACATCCGCCTTGCCTTCCTATATCTTGCATATTTGGCATATGAATATTACTAATGCTGTAAATCTCCGGTTGCTTCGATTCCTCGGCTGTCGTTTTGCAATCAAACAGGAGAAGATAGTTAACAAAGGTAACGTCCAAAAACATATTAGAGCGAATAtttacgatgaaaaatggaaagataGCAACTACATGTATAATACAGATGTAAGGTAGCGAAAAtgtgaatgttgttttttgaaaatataagTAATAGTTATTTACACACGTTTACATTGGTTATTATTGATGCATTTGCTAGTGTTAAATAGGGACACAACAGAGTGGGAAAAAGTTACGACATGAATAGGGCGTGGATGCAAGTTTGTAAGTACTGAACAAACGTCAGAGTCGCTCACCTTTGGTGATCGGGGATGTAATGCTGATCGTTACTTTCAAAGGGCTTCATCGGTCGTACAAATAATGTTCAAAAAAGGCAAATTATTGCTGCACGCACGAGTTTTCCTGtgagtttcatttttaatagaacttttcttcttctatcgTAGCATGTTCGTTTTTTATCCCCCGTTGTGTATACTAAGTGTACGGTGGAATTCGAACTCTCGTAACGGCAATGTAAACAGCTTCCAGTGGTTTTTCACGAACCTACGATCAAGATTGCGAAATGCTCCCgcagaagatggaagaaactGCATATACCCCACATGCtaaggatttatttttcttttgctgcagTACACATATACTCATAAAGTgatgagagagagaaatagagagaaaaaacaggAGGATTTGATAGGATCTGCCTTGATTTTATTGCATACACGTGTTCCTCATTTCGCTCCAATAGAGCCCAACCGATGGTCTCCCTAAACGTTAGCACCTAAATCTTATACTTTCAGCCAGGCCTTGCTGTTCCGTTTGGTTTGagtggtttgtttattttttggttaCTTTGTTATTCCTTCTGCTACGGGGTTTTGCTAGTGACGTTGGACAATTTTAGGGCAACATTAACATTCATTTACCACACGATTTACTGATacgttttgtagtttttttgttttctcttgccATGGCGTCTACTGAAGGCAGGTAGTAGACTAGTTAGTTTTGCATCATTCTTCCCCCGGTAGGTCCGCTGTGGTTCATGATGTACCTCTAAAGTGTGCTGCGacagttgtttgtttgttaataCTTACGCCGTTTTGTGAGATTAAAAAAAGGTCTATCTATATCTGCTAGTTGTATGTACAAATCAACagttaaaaaagaaattttaacAGCTCATCGTTTTTACTATCTTTTCTATTCCCTGTTCACCTCTTCATTCCTAACCCTTGTCTCACTTCCTTAAGCATATTTTCTAGCTTTACCGGGAAGAGGATCCGCTCATTATCTTTAGTTATTTTCTGTACAGCTCCTTCGCTCGAAGGCAGATATCTATACAAAACAACTGCCATACTAAAACGACCTATTGCTGTTTGTGCCCCGAAGGGTTTTAATGGCTGAAACAGTTGTTCTGtaatagtttttcatttttgaaactCGATTTTCTACTTCACATatcatttctttttgtatGCAAAAGGGGGAAACACGGGAGTGATCAGACCGCTTTGGTTCTGCTATAACCTTGGCGCTCACCTAGTTCTTTTGAACAACTGTTCCGAATCAGCTTTTAAGCGACTTCTTCGACGATTGTTGACGACGTTATCAGAGGGATGATGCTTGGGATACAGGGGagaaaaaagtataacaaAAAAGCTCTAAACCAACACCATAGCCAGAAGCAAGAGCGTGCGCAACTCCTGCAGAGAATATtattgcgtgtgtgtgtatgtgaaggAGAGAGAAAGTGTATGAAGATTATATTTTCAAGGATATTTGAGAGATAATTGTCCATTTCGATATTTAGTTAATCTCATGTCAATTAGCAGTAGTAGAGGAAGAAGGCAGAACTGCAAAACCATGGTGTGTCCGTCTGCTTTTCCCATCCCATTGGTGGGCTACCGGAAAGTGGCAATAATGAACACTAACTAAAGAAAGCTCCCCAGCTTTCGGTGCGCGGTTATGCGGTTTCAAAAACTCCTTTTGATTTTAATAACAGTtagtgaaaaatcaaaaatattcgTCGGACATGGACGGTTATTGTTAAAAAGACAAGGaattaaaaaatttgaaaaactatCCCACGAGTGTTGGTCGCGGAAGTTGCGAGCATAGTCGATGCATTGAAGCTCTTGCAAGCTGTTTCATTCTTTTAGACACACGTGGtgaaaaggtaaaaataaTGCTGCGCTGTGAGTGAGTGGAAAATTTGTGATTTTAATTTACACTTTTGTATAATTTCTTCGACGAGCCTTACAATAgacatttatttgtttcgtttgacaGCATCGTCGGAAAACGATTGCATTacttgcattttgttttttgcagcTTGGTGTTTGCATTTATTCCTATTGGTTTTTATCTGCACTTGTTACTTCCTTTGCACACATCCACTTTAAACGTGCTTTCATTTCCATCGTTTTGGTTACtcttttgcgtttgttttcgtgtttttcttcatttgcttTCAATACGGGTTCGATTCTAGAGTCGCGTTGGCATAATCCAAGAGAATTGGAATGTTGGTTGATGATtcatttttagtttatttgtcggatttgtatttgttttcattttttaaatattattatttttcttagttCGTTTGTTATTTCGTCGTGTTAGCTGCAAAAGTACGGATACATTTTTTACTAGGGCCCGGTCGAAGGATTTCATTCGCTGTTTTTTCCGCCGTCTGTCCGTTTCTTTTGGTAGTTTTATCCGTTTCGGTCGGCACTtcttaaataaacataaacaataaataagtTTCACTTTATACATTATACACAAATTTGTACTATCAAATTCTCTTCTCATGGAGCAACGCGCCTTTCGATCTGCAATCGATCGATCTCCTTCCTCCGTGCTGCCTTTTGTCGTCCTTTACGCGGTTTTGTTTACTACTCGTTCCGTTGTGCACACTTTCGGGACGTTATAAGTGTTTCCCTTTCATATTCATATTTACAACCGACTAATCCGGGGATGGAAGGAGATTCTGTGGCGCTTGTGTCCGTCGTGTCGGCTGCTGGCTTCGATAGCACGATAAGCACCAGGCCGGATGTAGACTGCAGGCACAgaaccatttgttttcctacGGTCTAGAGATTGTCTACTAGCgttaatttttggttttgatcGTTTGACTAACTGCTACGGCGTACGAGAGTCGAGTCTCTGGAAGGCAAGACACCGATGGAAAACTAGTGCTGGTCCTCCACAAATCTGGCTCGTTTCAGTGCTaggggttttgtgttttgtgctcCAGCTTCCAAGACACCCCGCTATTGCATTTCGGGCCTGTTTCTATTATTTTCTTGGGCGCTATCAAGCAGACCTGCCCTTCAACTCAACGCTTATTGTGCTCATGTGctgccatttgtttttttttttagcaaactGCCCGAAGT encodes:
- the LOC131281386 gene encoding pescadillo homolog, translating into MVKRFHKYKTGEGALYYTRKAAMNKLQLSMRDFRQLCILKGIYPREPKNRARAQQGSRDIKILYHKKDITFLLHEPIVWTLRDRKIYNRRISEASHKKNGKLLNIRMNNYPEMKLDHIVKERYPTFIDAIKELDDCMTLLFLFSTFPASKVITRDLTKMARRLTVEFMHYIIVAQALRKVFVSIKGYYFQAEIKGETVTWIVPHYFPHSPHRGEMVDYGIMRSFADFFVVMAGFINFRLYHSVNLVYPPQFSHSLDSDETIDKEDSFISERIAALNTELLRSDGGNSGTAEEETETLDWTGINEDVPHVNQIREEAQSVQKLKTLFKGLKFFLNREVPREPLVFIIRCFGGKVSWDRKMYVGATFDESDETITHQIVDRPSVPKQYISRDYIQPQWLFDSVNQRKLLPTNKYFIGAVLPPHLSPFNRDNVIYVPPEELSLKQGGDDGNGNEFERPGRRRGEEQVSDDEEVVDTFKEQQEQVQRDYALLKAFNDEKTTDFNSGPDVNDAASDAEKNDQDAEGEDDEEQESSNAGAKKKSAQKKTGAPKGMAVVSGKVFKEDEVEQRKLTKQEEALRAKLVKSKHRKLYKMMMEKKKKAEKEANILAMKRAKIEKDKKRDQVTKRKEQRKKILT
- the LOC131287348 gene encoding uracil phosphoribosyltransferase homolog; this encodes MCSGNESNGTTTPVLSENPADYGDNLKILDCNDQVKELQTIIRDKNTTRSDFKFYADRLIRLVIEESLNQLPYSDCSVVTPTGAIYDGLRYRSGNCGVSIIRSGEAMEQGLRDCCRSIRIGKILVESDAETHAAKVVYARFPDDIARRQVLLMYPIMATGNTVIQAVNVLKDHGVKESSIILSNLFCTPIAARMVVTAFPDLKILTSELNPVAPNHFGQKYFGTD